GCGGATAGTGCGAAGTGAAAAAGATGGTAATCGAATATGTATTCAGGTGGGTCAAGAGCAATTGTTGTCACATTTGGCGACTTGGATACTGCCCTTTATGCCGTTTACAGCCTTCAAGTGTGGCGGTTGATTTTGAACGACGGCTTACTTTATAGGCGGATTAAAATACCCGAACCGTAATTCCGGGAACTTCTTCTTCAGTTTCTCCCACCAATTTAAAATCCCGATCGCTTCGCCGGTCGCCGCAAACCCGATCTCCTCCAGATACCAGTCCGGGTCCATGTTCAGGTTCCTGAGCTGGATAAAGTCCGGCTTGTATTCACTGATCAGTGTGCAGAGGGCATCGTATTCGGCGGGGTCGTCGGTGAATCCGGGGAGGATGAAATAGTTCAGGGAGACGAATCTGTCCGCCTCTTTCATGATCCTGATCGATTCCTTCACCTCGGAAAAGGTGAAATCCTTAGGCCGGTAGTAGCGGTGGTGATAATGGTCCTGGGCGCTGTTCATGCTGACCCGCAGGCTGTCGAGCCCGGCTGCGGCAAGTTTGGCGACTGCCGCCGGGCGGCTGGAATTGCTGTTCAGGTTGATGGTGCCGGTGGCGGTTTTCTTCCTGATGGATCTGATCGCCTCTTCAATGGTCTCCGCCTCGGTGAGCGGCTCTCCTTCACAGCCCTGGCCGAAACTGACCACCCCTCTTTTCACCCGCTGCAGATGGCCGACACCAATTTCGGTGATTTCGGCTTCGCTGGGAACAAACTTGATTCGGTCCTGGGTGGCCGGGCAGCACCCTGAGGGCTGCAGGGAAATACAGCCGATACACCGGGCGTTACAGGCAGGAGCGGTCGGCAACGGGGCTTCCCAGCTGTCCATGAAATAATTGACCGCGGCCGGGCAGCCATAGGTAAGGCTGCATTTGCCGAGATGCTGGACCAGGCGGTTTTTGGGGTATTCCCGCAACCGCTTCTCGGTGGCTTTTTTGATCCGCGATTGGGTGAATCGGCCCGGCTCCTGGCGGAGATCGGCATCGCTGCGGAATCCCGCCACCCAGAAGCGGTCGTCAAGCCAGCCGACTGCGGTATAGGCAAAAAGCGGCAGGTGTTTGCTGCCCCGGTCTTTTTTTTCGAATGCGGCGGAATAAATCGCGGTATGGGCCGGGACCATGAAAGCCGCCACTGCCTGCACGGGATTGCCCGGACTTACGGGATCATCTTCCAGGTGGCAGGGCTCGCTTTCATCAGGGGCAAAGCCGACCGGATAACGGTCTTCCAGAACAAAGAGTTCGCTGCCTTCGGGGAGCGGGATCAGGTCGGTGAGGGCGGGGCGGAAAAAGGAATGGGCGCTGCGCCCTCCCATTTCAAGCTCGGGAAAGTCGCA
The Pseudomonadota bacterium DNA segment above includes these coding regions:
- a CDS encoding radical SAM protein, whose amino-acid sequence is MGGRSAHSFFRPALTDLIPLPEGSELFVLEDRYPVGFAPDESEPCHLEDDPVSPGNPVQAVAAFMVPAHTAIYSAAFEKKDRGSKHLPLFAYTAVGWLDDRFWVAGFRSDADLRQEPGRFTQSRIKKATEKRLREYPKNRLVQHLGKCSLTYGCPAAVNYFMDSWEAPLPTAPACNARCIGCISLQPSGCCPATQDRIKFVPSEAEITEIGVGHLQRVKRGVVSFGQGCEGEPLTEAETIEEAIRSIRKKTATGTINLNSNSSRPAAVAKLAAAGLDSLRVSMNSAQDHYHHRYYRPKDFTFSEVKESIRIMKEADRFVSLNYFILPGFTDDPAEYDALCTLISEYKPDFIQLRNLNMDPDWYLEEIGFAATGEAIGILNWWEKLKKKFPELRFGYFNPPIK